The proteins below come from a single Tenuifilum thalassicum genomic window:
- a CDS encoding FprA family A-type flavoprotein gives MFYTVPVVGKVHWIGVNDRRKRLFENIWPMDRGVSYNSYLIADEKTALIDTIEDRVAGNYIERIEALLDGRTLDYLVINHMEPDHSGEIKAIFDHFKGVKIVGNTKTFKMVEAYWGINENLIEVNDGDTLDLGHHKLKFVMTPWVHWPETMMTYDLTEQILFSGDAFGSFGALDGGIFDDEINFNFFEDEMRRYYSNIVGKYSNMVQKAFAKLKDIPVKVVASTHGPVWRSNPQKVLDLYDRWSRYEAEEGVVIIFASMYGNTEEIADYIGRKIAEQGIKNIRIHDVSRTHISHLINEIWKYRGLVLGSCAYNSEMFPLMEQLTRELTHMGIKNKKLALFGSYSWNGGGVKNLKKFAEEAKLELVAEPAEIYGKPNADKLKQFDELAKKVAESVK, from the coding sequence ATGTTTTATACAGTACCGGTAGTAGGAAAAGTTCATTGGATAGGTGTAAACGACCGTCGTAAACGGTTATTTGAAAACATTTGGCCAATGGATAGGGGAGTTTCCTATAACTCTTACCTAATTGCTGACGAAAAAACAGCCCTTATCGATACTATTGAGGATAGGGTTGCAGGTAACTACATTGAGCGTATCGAGGCTTTACTTGATGGTCGGACATTGGACTACCTTGTTATTAACCACATGGAACCCGACCATTCAGGAGAGATAAAGGCTATTTTCGACCACTTTAAGGGGGTAAAAATAGTGGGAAATACCAAAACCTTTAAGATGGTTGAAGCCTACTGGGGAATCAATGAGAATCTGATTGAGGTAAACGATGGAGATACCCTTGACCTTGGACACCATAAGCTAAAGTTTGTAATGACCCCTTGGGTTCACTGGCCCGAAACAATGATGACCTACGATTTAACGGAGCAAATCCTTTTCTCAGGTGATGCTTTTGGTAGCTTTGGTGCTCTTGATGGTGGAATATTCGACGACGAAATAAACTTTAACTTCTTTGAGGATGAGATGCGCCGCTACTACTCAAATATTGTTGGAAAGTATAGCAATATGGTGCAAAAGGCATTTGCAAAGCTAAAAGATATCCCTGTTAAAGTGGTTGCCTCAACTCATGGCCCGGTTTGGCGCTCAAACCCTCAAAAGGTGCTCGACCTTTACGATCGTTGGAGCCGTTATGAGGCTGAGGAGGGTGTGGTTATTATTTTTGCATCGATGTATGGCAACACCGAGGAGATTGCCGATTACATCGGCCGAAAGATAGCCGAACAAGGTATAAAGAATATTCGCATTCACGATGTTAGCCGAACACACATTAGCCACCTTATCAATGAGATTTGGAAGTACCGTGGACTAGTTCTTGGCTCATGTGCATACAACTCCGAGATGTTCCCCTTAATGGAACAGCTTACCCGTGAGTTAACCCACATGGGAATAAAGAATAAAAAGCTAGCGCTCTTTGGTAGCTATAGCTGGAATGGTGGTGGTGTGAAGAATCTGAAAAAGTTCGCAGAAGAGGCTAAACTTGAACTTGTTGCTGAACCTGCTGAAATTTATGGTAAACCCAATGCCGATAAGTTGAAACAGTTCGATGAGCTGGCTAAAAAAGTTGCCGAGAGCGTAAAATAA
- a CDS encoding alpha-amylase family glycosyl hydrolase, whose translation MRKKHFFRFRNLIYVAIIAATLSIASCKQQPKEVEPFKVEHADWVYNSTIYEVNVRQFTPEGTFKAFEQHLPRLKDLGVDILWFMPIHPIGVENRKGSLGSYYSVKDYYGINPEFGTLDDFKSVVSKAHELGMKVIIDVVANHTAHDAVLISEHPDWYVRDSSGNVVSPFDWTDVAKLDYSKPELRRYMIDMLKYWIKDIDLDGFRCDVAGEVPTDFWNEARKELNKLGKPIFMLAEAEKPELQKFAFDADYAWECHHILNSIAQGSKTVADLEQYLLKKAATYPKNTIKMNFITNHDENSWNGTEFERMGNAVKTMAALTFVLDGMPLIYSGQEVGFNRRLKFFDKDQIDWSDSLNMTELYKKLTALKKNASVLDAGEKGADIFRITTTADSSIFAFTRINESQKLFAVFNLSPAEQTFEFTGDAHLNTPYVDYFSNIPAEFSKEQKLTLKPWEFHIYLNR comes from the coding sequence ATGAGAAAAAAGCATTTTTTCAGGTTCCGGAATCTGATTTACGTTGCTATAATTGCAGCAACGTTATCAATTGCATCGTGCAAGCAGCAACCCAAAGAGGTTGAACCTTTCAAGGTAGAACATGCCGATTGGGTTTACAACTCAACTATTTACGAGGTTAATGTTAGACAGTTTACTCCCGAAGGAACATTTAAGGCTTTTGAGCAACACCTGCCCCGACTAAAAGACCTTGGAGTGGATATTCTTTGGTTTATGCCTATTCATCCTATTGGAGTGGAAAATCGTAAAGGAAGTTTAGGCAGTTACTACTCAGTTAAGGATTACTATGGAATAAATCCCGAATTTGGTACGCTTGACGATTTCAAATCGGTTGTAAGCAAGGCGCATGAGCTAGGAATGAAGGTGATAATCGATGTTGTTGCTAATCATACAGCCCACGATGCAGTGCTTATTAGCGAACATCCCGATTGGTATGTTAGGGATTCATCAGGCAATGTGGTTTCACCATTCGATTGGACCGATGTGGCCAAGCTGGACTACTCAAAACCGGAATTACGCCGCTACATGATTGATATGCTTAAGTATTGGATAAAGGATATCGACCTTGATGGATTTCGTTGTGATGTGGCAGGAGAGGTTCCCACCGATTTTTGGAACGAGGCTCGCAAAGAGCTTAATAAGCTTGGCAAACCCATTTTTATGCTTGCCGAGGCAGAAAAACCTGAACTTCAAAAATTTGCCTTCGATGCCGATTATGCCTGGGAGTGTCATCATATCCTTAACTCAATTGCTCAGGGCTCAAAAACTGTAGCCGACCTTGAACAATACCTCCTCAAGAAAGCGGCAACCTATCCGAAGAATACCATAAAAATGAACTTTATTACCAATCACGATGAAAATTCGTGGAATGGAACCGAATTTGAACGAATGGGTAATGCTGTTAAAACCATGGCGGCTCTCACTTTTGTACTTGATGGTATGCCCCTTATCTATAGCGGGCAGGAAGTAGGTTTTAACCGTAGGTTAAAGTTTTTTGATAAGGACCAAATCGATTGGTCGGATTCATTGAACATGACAGAGCTCTATAAGAAGCTTACAGCACTTAAGAAAAATGCAAGCGTGCTTGATGCTGGCGAAAAGGGTGCCGATATTTTCCGCATTACTACTACCGCCGATAGCTCCATATTTGCATTTACACGCATTAATGAGTCCCAAAAGCTATTTGCGGTCTTCAACCTTTCGCCAGCAGAGCAGACCTTTGAGTTTACCGGCGACGCTCACCTGAACACCCCGTATGTTGACTATTTTAGCAATATCCCTGCAGAGTTTTCAAAGGAACAAAAGCTAACACTGAAACCATGGGAATTCCATATTTACCTCAATAGGTAA